The following is a genomic window from Hallerella porci.
GCGAAGCCGAAGCGCAGCAAGAAACCGCGCTCACCGATGAAGAAGGCCAGCAGGTCGTGAAGATCGTGACGTCGCTCATTCAGGAAGCGATTTCCCGCCACGCATCCGATATTCACTTGGAACCGCAGGAAACCTTCCTGAAACTCCGTTACCGTATCGATGGTGACCTTCAGGTTCAGGCTCCGATTCCTGCCCGTTTGATGAACCAGATCCTTTCGAGAATCAAGCTCCTTGCGAAGATGGATATCGCTGAAAAGCGTAAGCCGCTCGATGGTCGTTTTACCGTGCGTTTCCGCGGAAGCGAAGTCGACTTGCGTGTGAGCTCCTTCCCGGTTTCTTTGCGTAAGCGCGGCATTTGCGAAAAAATAGTGATGCGTATTTTGGACCCGAATTCGGGTCAGTTCCCGTTGAAGGACATGGGCTTTGCGCCTGTCATGTTCAAGCAGTTCAAGGATGCGATTAACTCCCCGAACGGAATTGTGCTTGTGACGGGTCCTACGGGTTCCGGTAAGTCGACGACTCTTTATGCTTCGATCCGCGAAATTCTCGATCCGACGATCAACATTTCGACGATGGAAGACCCGGTCGAATTGAACATTGACGGCGTGAACCAGGGACAGATCAACGTGGCTGCGGGCTTTACCTTTGCTGCGGGTATTCGTGCACTGCTTCGTCAGGACCCGGACGTGATCATGATCGGTGAAATGCGTGATAAGGAAACTTCTTCGATGGCTATCGAAGCGGCTTTGACGGGTCACTTGGTGTTCAGTACGCTCCACACGAACGACTCCGCAGGTTCGTTCCCGCGTTTGCTCGAAATGGGACTGGAACCCTTCCTTGTCGCAACGGTGATGAAAGGAATTTTGGCACAGCGTCTTGTGCGCCGAATCTGCAAACATTGCAAAGAACCGGTGGATATTTCTCCGGAATTGCGCGAAGAATTACATCTTTCTCCCGATATGCAATTCTATCACGGACGCGGCTGCGAACACTGCGACGGCTCGGGTTATAAAGGACGTTGCGGTATTTACGAATTCCTCGTGCCGAATGAAGCCGTTCGTAATGCAATTGTGAAACGCGCTTCAGGCGAAGTGATTAAGCAAATCGCGATGAAAGAATGCGGTATGATTACGCTTCGCATGGACGGTATGCAGAAAGCTCTTGACGGCTTAACGACTTTGGAACAAGTTCTCGGCGCATCGAACCCAGACGACTAACGGCAAAACTCATGGCAAGTGTAGTGGATCTGGCGCGCTTACAGCGTGAACTGAATCAAGAACAAGTCGCTGCAGCGGCAAAAACCGAAGGTCCAGCTCTGATTCTCGCGGGGGCAGGCTCGGGAAAAACGCGGACGATTACTTACAAAATCGCTCACTTAATTTCTGCGAAAAACGTGGATCCGCGTCGGATTTTAGCGGTGACTTTTACCAATAAAGCTGCCCGCGAAATGAAAACGCGTATTCAGCAAATTCTCGAAGGTCGCGTGAACCTCGAATGGATGGGAACATTCCATTCTATCTGCGTGCGCATTCTGCGTCTTTGCCTTGCCAACGATCGCATTTTACAAGTCCTCGGTTGGAAAATCAACAAAAATTTTTCGATTTACGATGATGACGATCAGCGAAAAATGCTGAAAGAAATCATGAAACCGATTTTCGGCGATGATTTAGATGCGAAGGCGTTAAAGCAAGCGCGTTCTATTATTTCGAAATATAAAAACAGCGTTGTAAAAGAGCCGCTTCCCGCGGGCGGTTACCGCATTGTGCTTCAAACGCCGACGGTTGCGCTTGAACACGCAGCCTTTCCCGATCAAGAAAAAATGGCGGGAGTTTACCGCGATTATCAAGCAAAACTTGCTGAAGCCAATGCGATGGACTTCGACGATTTGCTTCTCAATACGGTGGAATTATTGCAAAAATTGCCGCAGGTCGCTGCGCAATTTGCGAATCGTTTTTTGTATGTCGTCGTCGATGAATATCAAGACACGAACGATGTGCAATATGAACTTTTGAAACTTCTCATCGATCGGACGAAGCAAAATGTTACCGTCGTCGGCGATGACGATCAAAGTATTTACGGTTGGCGCGGCGCAAATATTGATATCATCCGCAATTTCTCGCGGGATTTTGACCACGTTACATTTTTCAAATTGGAACGCAATTATCGCTCTTCGGCAAATATTGTGAAGGGCGCGGGCTCGGTGATAGCGCATAATGAGCGCCCCGAAGAAATGAAAAAAAATGTCTATTCTGCAGAGCCCGCAGGCGATCCTATTCACGTTGTCAACGTCCTCGCCGATACTTTTGAATCGGAACAAATCGCGAAGAGAATTTTTGAAGCCGGCAAAGAACAGTATGCGAAGACCGCCATTTTTTATCGCACAAACGCGCAGTCGCGTGCGATTGAAAAAGCGTTAAACGATTTGCGCATTCCTTGTGTCATTTTCGGCGGCACGCGATTCTGGGACAGAAAAGAAATTCGTGACATTCTCGCTTACATGCGCCTTCTCGCAAACCCAAAAGATGACGCAGCATTTCTCCGGATTGTGAACACGCCGCCACGCGGCATCGGAAACGGCACTCTCGATGCGTTAAGGCTTTCGGCCGAAGCGAATAATTCTTCGCTTTGGGAAGCGATTCCAACGGAAATTGAGAAAGGCGGACGCTCGGCGAAAGGACTTGAAAATTTCAAAAACGTCGTCGAACTTTGGCTTGCAATGCTTCAAAATAAAGAAGCGCTTCCGATTATTGCCGAACATGTTATCCGCGATTCTTTTTACAAAGAATTTTTGAAAAAAGAAGACGAATCGACTGCGGAAGAACGCGAACGCAACTTGGATGAAATGGTGAACGCCTTCCGTGAATTCGAGGAAGAAAATCCGGATAAGGGTCTTGACGAATTTTTACAAGAAATTTCGCTCTTAACCGACGCCGATAAAAAAGTGGAAAGCGCAGAAACCCGTGTGACTCTCATGACGATTCACATGGCGAAAGGCTTGGAATTTGAAACGGTGCACATCGCGGGCTGCGACGAAGGAATTTTCCCGCTTATCCGCGAATCTAGCATGACGGAAACTCCGGACGAACGCAAAAAACAAGCCGAAGAAGAACGCAGACTTTTCTATGTAGGTTGTACACGAGCCAAGCGCAAACTTTATTTGTATCACGCCGGAAGACGTTTCTGGCAAGGTTCACTTCGTCGATTTCCGCCGTCTCGATTCCTCGAAGAAATTGACCCGATGACAGTTTCTGTCGAAGGAAAATGCGATGACGATAGCGAACAAAGTTTTACCGGAGAACCGTGGAATCAAGGCTTCAGCGGCTTTGGTGGAAGACAACGCCCCGGATTTGGAAATCGTCTTCGCCCGCAATACGGTGCGTATCGCGGACCGAGTTCTTCGGGCTCATCTTCGATTTCACGAGGCTCTTACGGAAGAAATCCCGAACGGGCAACTGGACTCCATAAAACCGAACGCATCGTTTACAAAAATCCGCAGGTTGTGGAAAAAGTCGAAAAAGGACCGCGTTTGGTTTACGACGAAAACTGCGACAATCCGCTCCACAAGGGCGTTCGCGTGCAACATTTGAAATTCGGTCGCGGTGTTGTCATCGGAATTTCGGGTGCAGGCGAAAATGCGCGTGTCGAAGTCCGCTTTTCCGACGGAAATGTCAGAAAATTGATTTTAAAATACGCGGGTCTGCAAATTTTGGACTAGCATCTCACGAGAACTTTTTTATCTTTAAACCGATAGAAGAGTTTTTGTTTCAAATTCATTTTGAAAAAGGTTTTTTATGCTGAGTAAAGAAGAAGTGTTGAAGATTGCAAAGCTTTCGCGCCTGAAGATTTCGGACGATGAAATCGCATCGTTTTCGGGTCGCTTGGACGAACTTCTGCATTATATGGAAGACTTGAAAGCGTTGGATCTTTCGAATGTAGAACCGATGGCCGGCGTTGAAGACGCACCGACTGTTCTCCGCGAAGACATTCCGCAGCCTTCTCTCACTCACGAACAGGCTTTTGCGAACGCTCCCGAAGTCGAAAACGATCATTTCGTCATCTCGAAGGTGATGGGCTAATCGAAGCGTTATGACACCCGAAGTTTATTGCGTCGTTCCCGCACGGTTTTCTTCTACCCGGTTTCCGGGTAAACCTCTCGTCCCGATTTGTGGACGGCCTATGATTCTCCGCACTTTAGATAGAGCTGTCGCCGCAGGGTGTTTTAAGAGTGTCGTCTGTGCTACAGACGACATTCGTATTTTAAAAACAGTCGAAGAGGCGGGATTTTCTGCAGTTCTAACGGGGCCGGCAGCGACGGGCTCGGACCGTGTGAGCGAAGCAGCCAAAAAGCTCGGGCTTGATTTGGTCGTGAATTTGCAAGGTGATGAACCGGTTGCGGATTTGCAAATGCTCCGCGATGTAGCAAAGGCTCTCGCCGAAGAACCGACTTCTTGGGTCACGGTTTCCGCTCCGCTTTCCGAAAAAGATCGCGGGGAACTTTCGATTGTCAAAGTTCAAGTGAACTCTCAAAATTATGCGACGGATTTTATCCGAAAATTGCCCGAAAACTCGGGCGAGTGGCGGCGTCATGTGGGAGTTTATGCATATTCAAAAGAAGCCCGCGAAGAATTTGCAAGCCTTCCTCAATCGGCGTTAGAAAAAGAACGTTCTTTGGAACAGCTTCGTATTTTGGGCAAACGCCCGATTAAAGTAATTCGTAGTACATCCCTTTCGGCATCGGTCGATTTACCGTCCGATGTGCAAAAGGTCGAATCCATCTTTCAGCAAATGGGAAAATTATGAAAACGGAATATACATACAACGGCAAAACGAAATTTATCGTCGTCACCGGCGGCGTGATTTCGGGACTTGGTAAAGGAGTTGCCGCAGCAAGTATCGGCGCACTTCTTTCGAATCGGCTCAAAGTGATTCCTGTGAAATGCGATGGTTATTTGAATACCGATCCGGGCACGATGAATCCGACGGAACATGGCGAAGTTTATGTTCTCGATGACGGCGGTGAAGTCGATATGGACTTCGGCCATTACGAACGCTTTTTGAACGTCGTCGCCCGCTCCGATTGGAGCTTGACGATGGGAAAAGTTTTCAAATTGATTTTGGAAAAAGAACGTCGTGGCGATTTCCTCGGGCACACGGTGCAGTTTATTCCGCATGTGACGAATGTGATTAAGGAACATTTTTACGAAGTTGCGAATAGCGAAAATGCAGATGTTCTTTTAATTGAAATCGGCGGAACAGTCGGCGACTTGGAAAATCAATTCTTCATCGAAGCGGCGCGTCAGCTTTCGCACGATGTCGGCAGCGAAAATTGCATGTTCGTGCATTTGACTTATGTGCCAATTCCTTCGGGAGTGAAAGAACAAAAGTCCAAGCCGACGCAAATGTCTGTCCGCGAACTCAATGAACGTGGCATTTATCCGGACATTATCATCGCACGTTGCGAAGAATTCTTGAAACCGCACATCAAAGAAAAAATTGGACTTTTCTGCAATTTGCCGGCATCGCATGTGATTTCGGGCGTGGACGTGAAGCATGTTTACGAATGCCCGCTCGTTTACGATAAAGAAGGCATTCCCGAAATTCTTCTCAAAAAGCTCCGCATTTATGCGCCGCCCAAATTGGATCGTTGGAGCAGTCTCGTCGACACGATGAATCGGAACGATACAAATCCGCGGAAGGTTTTAACCGTTGCAATCGGCGGAAAATATACGCGTCTCGAAGATTCGTACGCGAGCATTGTCGAATCGCTGAATCACGTTTCGGCGCATTTGGATGTGCACGTGGACATTCGCTGGATTGATACGGAAAAATTGGAACAGAATCCGGAAGAAGTAGAAAAAGATTTGCAGGGCGTAGATGCGGTCATTATTCCGGGTGGATTTGGCACTCGCGGAATTGAAGGAAAAATCGTTCTGATTCAATATGTCCGCGAACACAAAATTCCTTTCCTCGGCATTTGCTACGGCATGCAGCTCGCTGTCGTGGAATTTGCTCGTCACGTCTGTGGCATGAAAGATGCGGGCACGATGGAAACGGAATCGCCGACTCATCATGTGAAAGATCCGGTCATCGCTTACTTGCCCGGTCAAGATAAAATCAAGGAAATGGGAGCATCGATGCGCCTCGGCGGTCATGATGTGCTGATTACTAAAGATTCTCTTGCCGAAAAAGTTTACGGTGCAACCGAAATTCGCGAACGTTTCCGTCATCGCTACGAAGTCAACCCGAAGTATGTCGAACAACTCGAAAAGGGCGGCATTCTCTTCTCGGGCAAGGCGAAAAACGAAGACATTATGCAAATCATGGAATTGCCGGATCATCCGTTCTTTATGGCTTGTCAATTCCACCCCGAACTCAAAAGTTCGCTTTTAAAACCGGCGCCGCTTTTCCTCGGGCTTTTGAAGGCAGCAGATGAACGGGCCTGAGAAAAAGGTCTTTATATTAGCTGTTCTTCTTTTGGGATTGGGGGTTCTTGTAAAACTTTCCCCGTGGGATCCTCTTCCGCGGATTGAAACATTCTCTTACGAAGAAGAATCGCGGGAAGTTTTCAGAGAACAGAATGCGCTTACATGGCATGCGTCAAAAATTTCGGATTCCACTGCGACAGAATCTGCAGAAGCTCCGGAAAAGAAAAAGCCTAAAAAAGCGAAAAAGGCAAAGCCGGCGGTGCATTTCCCGCTCGCCATCAATCGGGCGACCGTTGATGAACTTTGCGCAATCAAAGGCGTTGGTCCGAAACTCGCCGAAAAAATCATCGCATATCGCGATGCGCACGGAGGCTTCCAAGGTCCAGGCGATTTGAAAAAAGTGTCCGGAATTGGCAAGAAAAAGGCGGAAAATATTCTCTCCTTTGTTATTTTTGACTAATTTTAGGAGAAACGAACGTAATTTGTTGGTACTATGGACGATACAAAGTTACACTTAGGAATTGAAGCGGGCGATGTCCTTCTCAAGGTTGCGCTTTATAACCCAGCCGAAAAGAAAGTCGTCAAAACGGCTGTTCTCAACACGGAATCGAATCTTCTAGATGATGTTCCTTCTTTTGAAGCGATTCTCCAGTCTTGGCTTGCCGAAAACGAAAATGTGAATATTGACACGGTTTCGTTAACGGTGCCTTCGTACCGCGCTATCGTGCAGCAGATTTTTGTGTCGCCTGAAGCGAAAAATATTCGCGAATACTTGGAATGGTATTTGGGAACGATCGTCAATACCGGTGCCTCGGATTACATTTTGGATTTCGTCGAACTTGGCGGCTCTGCGGAATTAGGACGTACCGTTTTAATGATTGCGATGCGGAAAATTTGGGTGGATTCCATCCGCAAAGGTTTCCGCAATAAGCAAATCGCCCCGAAAATTCTCGAAGTCGATGTGCTTTCGGTGATGAATTTGATGGAAGTCGCGGGCTCGTTAGACGGCAAATTACAATGCGTCATCAAAGCGGACGAAAATGGCGTGATGATACTTTGGGCTTCACAAAATGATGTTCGCAATGTTTCCTATTGTCCGACATTCGACTTGATTGGAAAAAGTCGCGAAGACGCTTATGCGATTCTTTCCAAAAAATTGGCAGAACAAATTCATCAAACCGAAGAAGTGTTGAATGTTTCAGTCGATCGTTGTTCGCTTTGCGGGGCAATTGCGACCGATGAATTGTTCGTGCAAAAATTGCAGCAAGCATTAGAAGGAAAGACCCTTTCTTTGATGGATTCTTTTGAAAACCTCCGTCTGCCGACTGATGAAGAAGATTCTCGTCATGTGCTTTCTTGCATTGGGGCAATCGGCGTTGCTATGAGGAGTGTCAAATGATTGAATTGAATTTAATTGAAGCCGCATCGCAGTCGGTGCCTCAGGTTTTTTCAACGCAGACATTTACAGCTCCGGCCAAAGAAAAAAGCTCATTGAAACTGTCTCGGATTTTTATCGCCGTCGCAGCTGTTCTCGTTTTAATCGTGGGTTCGCTTGTGTTCTTCAAAGTCGCAGGTCTTCCGCAAATGTTCGAAGGCGTTCTGCCGACGCCGGTTCTCGATGTGATGGGCATTGTCGATCCGAGTCGCAGCGGTCCCGAAATGAATGTGCGCCGCACAACGCAGATGACGACTGCAGGCGGTGGTATTGAACGACGCAAAGCCGAAGAACAAGCGGCAGCACTTCGCCAAGCGCAAGCTAATTCGCCGGAACGCGTGGTGCAGGCGATTCAACCGGGAATGTTCCAAGGCGAAAAGCGTAGCGATTACGCTTCGATGTTCCCGATGGCAAAGGTCGCTTATCAAAAGTCGATGGCTTCGCAGATTTTTGCATTCATCAATGCAGTGACTCCGGATGGCATCAGCTTTGCAGAACTCACCTTTGTTGCGCCGAATTATTATTCGGTTCATGGAGTCGCTGAAACTCCTGTTGTTTTGCGGAATTATTTGGATCGTTTAAAGATGGGAAGTTCGGAATTTAAAACGCCAGAACTTCCGGAAAATGCTCCGGCTACAGCGGTAACCGCTTACGGAATTCTCAATTCAAAGCCGGAAATGGCAAATGCCAATGCACCGTTTGTCAAAGACGCTGAAGTATCCAAAGAAATGGAAGCGCTCCGCGGACTCGATGCGAACGGAAAAATGCATTTCTCGGGTCTTAAAAATCCGAAAGTCGCGGACTTTGGCGTTTACAAAAGTTACACCTATAATGTGACGACGAAAGCCGACTTCCAGTTGGTGTTGAAATTCTTAGAAGCTTTGTCGAAGAGCCCTGTGCGCGTTGGCGTAGAACGCGTCAAGATGATTGCTTCGGGAAAGAGCGGAATTTCTACAGCGATGACTCTCGTCATCTACACATCGAACTAATGCCGATTCGCATTACCGGTGGTGAATTTCGCGGACGACAAATTGCGTCTCCGCTGACTTCAAAAACGCGGCCGACTGCAGCGATGGCGCGCGAAGCGCTCTTCAACATTTTGCAAGATGTTTCTGATTTTCGGGTACTCGATCTTTTTGCGGGATCGGGTTCGGTGGGAATTGAAGCGCTCAGCCGCGGTGCAAAAGAAGTGACTGCGGTAGAAAAGAATGGCGCGCAAGCGCGCTCGCTTTCAAATTCTTATAAATTACTCGGGATTGATTCAAAACTTCATTTGTGTGTAACCGATGCGCAGAATTTTTTATCGCGGGCAATTGCACAAGGTGAACGCTTTGATCTCATTTATGCGGATCCACCGTTTACAGAAGCGTATCCCGATTTGCAGCCATTTTTAGAATTGCTTTCTCCTTCGGGAATAGCTGTCTTTGAAA
Proteins encoded in this region:
- the gatC gene encoding Asp-tRNA(Asn)/Glu-tRNA(Gln) amidotransferase subunit GatC; amino-acid sequence: MLSKEEVLKIAKLSRLKISDDEIASFSGRLDELLHYMEDLKALDLSNVEPMAGVEDAPTVLREDIPQPSLTHEQAFANAPEVENDHFVISKVMG
- the pyrG gene encoding glutamine hydrolyzing CTP synthase, with protein sequence MKTEYTYNGKTKFIVVTGGVISGLGKGVAAASIGALLSNRLKVIPVKCDGYLNTDPGTMNPTEHGEVYVLDDGGEVDMDFGHYERFLNVVARSDWSLTMGKVFKLILEKERRGDFLGHTVQFIPHVTNVIKEHFYEVANSENADVLLIEIGGTVGDLENQFFIEAARQLSHDVGSENCMFVHLTYVPIPSGVKEQKSKPTQMSVRELNERGIYPDIIIARCEEFLKPHIKEKIGLFCNLPASHVISGVDVKHVYECPLVYDKEGIPEILLKKLRIYAPPKLDRWSSLVDTMNRNDTNPRKVLTVAIGGKYTRLEDSYASIVESLNHVSAHLDVHVDIRWIDTEKLEQNPEEVEKDLQGVDAVIIPGGFGTRGIEGKIVLIQYVREHKIPFLGICYGMQLAVVEFARHVCGMKDAGTMETESPTHHVKDPVIAYLPGQDKIKEMGASMRLGGHDVLITKDSLAEKVYGATEIRERFRHRYEVNPKYVEQLEKGGILFSGKAKNEDIMQIMELPDHPFFMACQFHPELKSSLLKPAPLFLGLLKAADERA
- a CDS encoding ComEA family DNA-binding protein; amino-acid sequence: MGLGVLVKLSPWDPLPRIETFSYEEESREVFREQNALTWHASKISDSTATESAEAPEKKKPKKAKKAKPAVHFPLAINRATVDELCAIKGVGPKLAEKIIAYRDAHGGFQGPGDLKKVSGIGKKKAENILSFVIFD
- the rsmD gene encoding 16S rRNA (guanine(966)-N(2))-methyltransferase RsmD, with amino-acid sequence MPIRITGGEFRGRQIASPLTSKTRPTAAMAREALFNILQDVSDFRVLDLFAGSGSVGIEALSRGAKEVTAVEKNGAQARSLSNSYKLLGIDSKLHLCVTDAQNFLSRAIAQGERFDLIYADPPFTEAYPDLQPFLELLSPSGIAVFEIPSRNPPEWTNRGRIRRYGESSLVFFSATL
- a CDS encoding GspE/PulE family protein, which produces MGSGKKIGELLLRQGVIDEDQLKHALSENERTKLPLPKILIRLGMVSEEVLTNILGVQLRNTTRMRIGEMLLSHGFITEAQLNKALEEQKKTGQRLGRTLVALGFMSEERLVEILSAQFEVPYVKLSNFNIDPEVHNLISEDVCRTYKIVPLFVTDKTLTIAMTDPTNAHVIDIVKFKSQMDVDVVMANEKDVMSAIDRIYASAVQGDSLETLLNQAKADGKDELETVDREAEAQQETALTDEEGQQVVKIVTSLIQEAISRHASDIHLEPQETFLKLRYRIDGDLQVQAPIPARLMNQILSRIKLLAKMDIAEKRKPLDGRFTVRFRGSEVDLRVSSFPVSLRKRGICEKIVMRILDPNSGQFPLKDMGFAPVMFKQFKDAINSPNGIVLVTGPTGSGKSTTLYASIREILDPTINISTMEDPVELNIDGVNQGQINVAAGFTFAAGIRALLRQDPDVIMIGEMRDKETSSMAIEAALTGHLVFSTLHTNDSAGSFPRLLEMGLEPFLVATVMKGILAQRLVRRICKHCKEPVDISPELREELHLSPDMQFYHGRGCEHCDGSGYKGRCGIYEFLVPNEAVRNAIVKRASGEVIKQIAMKECGMITLRMDGMQKALDGLTTLEQVLGASNPDD
- a CDS encoding type IV pilus biogenesis protein PilM; translation: MDDTKLHLGIEAGDVLLKVALYNPAEKKVVKTAVLNTESNLLDDVPSFEAILQSWLAENENVNIDTVSLTVPSYRAIVQQIFVSPEAKNIREYLEWYLGTIVNTGASDYILDFVELGGSAELGRTVLMIAMRKIWVDSIRKGFRNKQIAPKILEVDVLSVMNLMEVAGSLDGKLQCVIKADENGVMILWASQNDVRNVSYCPTFDLIGKSREDAYAILSKKLAEQIHQTEEVLNVSVDRCSLCGAIATDELFVQKLQQALEGKTLSLMDSFENLRLPTDEEDSRHVLSCIGAIGVAMRSVK
- a CDS encoding ATP-dependent helicase, which produces MASVVDLARLQRELNQEQVAAAAKTEGPALILAGAGSGKTRTITYKIAHLISAKNVDPRRILAVTFTNKAAREMKTRIQQILEGRVNLEWMGTFHSICVRILRLCLANDRILQVLGWKINKNFSIYDDDDQRKMLKEIMKPIFGDDLDAKALKQARSIISKYKNSVVKEPLPAGGYRIVLQTPTVALEHAAFPDQEKMAGVYRDYQAKLAEANAMDFDDLLLNTVELLQKLPQVAAQFANRFLYVVVDEYQDTNDVQYELLKLLIDRTKQNVTVVGDDDQSIYGWRGANIDIIRNFSRDFDHVTFFKLERNYRSSANIVKGAGSVIAHNERPEEMKKNVYSAEPAGDPIHVVNVLADTFESEQIAKRIFEAGKEQYAKTAIFYRTNAQSRAIEKALNDLRIPCVIFGGTRFWDRKEIRDILAYMRLLANPKDDAAFLRIVNTPPRGIGNGTLDALRLSAEANNSSLWEAIPTEIEKGGRSAKGLENFKNVVELWLAMLQNKEALPIIAEHVIRDSFYKEFLKKEDESTAEERERNLDEMVNAFREFEEENPDKGLDEFLQEISLLTDADKKVESAETRVTLMTIHMAKGLEFETVHIAGCDEGIFPLIRESSMTETPDERKKQAEEERRLFYVGCTRAKRKLYLYHAGRRFWQGSLRRFPPSRFLEEIDPMTVSVEGKCDDDSEQSFTGEPWNQGFSGFGGRQRPGFGNRLRPQYGAYRGPSSSGSSSISRGSYGRNPERATGLHKTERIVYKNPQVVEKVEKGPRLVYDENCDNPLHKGVRVQHLKFGRGVVIGISGAGENARVEVRFSDGNVRKLILKYAGLQILD
- a CDS encoding 3-deoxy-manno-octulosonate cytidylyltransferase: MTPEVYCVVPARFSSTRFPGKPLVPICGRPMILRTLDRAVAAGCFKSVVCATDDIRILKTVEEAGFSAVLTGPAATGSDRVSEAAKKLGLDLVVNLQGDEPVADLQMLRDVAKALAEEPTSWVTVSAPLSEKDRGELSIVKVQVNSQNYATDFIRKLPENSGEWRRHVGVYAYSKEAREEFASLPQSALEKERSLEQLRILGKRPIKVIRSTSLSASVDLPSDVQKVESIFQQMGKL